Proteins from a genomic interval of Psychrobacter urativorans:
- a CDS encoding methionine synthase — MKLLLPTSTAGSLPKPSWLAEPETLWSPWKLEGDELIEAKQDALRLSLQEQVHSGLDIVSDGEQTRQHFVTTFIEHLDGVDFKQRETVRIRNRYDASVPSVVGAVSRQKPVFVDDAKFLRAQTNQPIKWALPGPMTMIDTLYDGHYKSREKLAWEFAKILNQEARELEAAGVDIIQFDEPAFNVFFDDVNDWGIATLERAIEGLKCETAVHICYGYGIKANNDWKKTLGSEWRQYEQAFPKLQQSKIDIISLECQNSHVPMDLIELIRGKKVMIGAIDVATNTIETPEEVANTLRKALQFVDADKLYPSTNCGMAPLPRDVARGKLQALSAGAAIVRKELTA, encoded by the coding sequence ATGAAACTACTATTACCGACCTCAACCGCTGGCAGCTTACCAAAACCGTCTTGGCTTGCTGAACCTGAAACCCTGTGGTCACCTTGGAAGCTCGAGGGTGATGAGCTGATTGAAGCCAAACAAGATGCCCTACGCTTGTCATTGCAGGAACAAGTTCATTCAGGGCTGGATATCGTCAGTGATGGCGAGCAGACTCGTCAGCATTTTGTGACCACCTTTATTGAACATCTTGACGGCGTGGATTTTAAACAGCGTGAAACAGTGCGCATTCGTAATCGCTATGATGCGAGTGTGCCGTCAGTTGTTGGTGCGGTGAGCCGTCAAAAGCCTGTATTTGTTGACGATGCTAAGTTTCTACGGGCGCAAACTAATCAGCCGATTAAGTGGGCGCTACCTGGTCCGATGACGATGATCGATACGCTATATGATGGTCATTATAAAAGCCGTGAAAAACTGGCGTGGGAATTTGCTAAAATACTTAATCAAGAAGCGCGAGAATTAGAAGCGGCTGGGGTTGATATTATCCAATTCGACGAACCAGCATTTAATGTGTTCTTTGATGACGTGAACGACTGGGGTATTGCCACTTTAGAACGTGCCATTGAAGGGCTAAAATGTGAGACGGCAGTGCATATATGCTACGGCTATGGTATCAAAGCCAATAATGATTGGAAAAAGACACTGGGTTCAGAGTGGCGCCAATATGAGCAAGCGTTTCCTAAGTTGCAGCAGTCTAAAATTGATATCATATCGTTAGAGTGTCAAAATTCACATGTACCCATGGATTTGATTGAATTAATTCGTGGTAAAAAAGTGATGATCGGTGCCATTGATGTGGCAACCAATACCATTGAAACACCAGAAGAAGTGGCAAATACGCTACGTAAAGCGCTACAATTTGTGGATGCTGACAAACTTTATCCGTCGACCAACTGTGGCATGGCACCCTTGCCTCGCGACGTGGCACGAGGTAAGCTGCAGGCATTAAGCGCAGGTGCGGCAATCGTTCGTAAAGAA
- a CDS encoding DUF1852 domain-containing protein, translating into MSNEFSCSIKRIRFDENYQPAGSTRLTTNFANLARGEQREENLRKTLNMINNRFNTLAHWDNPTADRYSVEVDIVSVDMDIEGNGNSFPIIEMLQTTIVDHKDNTRIDGMIGNSFSSYVRDYDFSVVLLEHYNNNPTSNSPAQFGDLHGKLFQYLLNSETYQANFNKTPVICLSVSTSKTYHRTTNQHPVLGVEYRQDEYSLTDEYFHKMGLTVRYFMPAGSVAPFAFYFAGDLVSDYTDLELISAISTMEAFQKIYRPEIYNANSTAAQVYQPSLKYQDYSLTQVVYDREERSKMAVTQGKFTEEQFIKPYQAILEQWAATYDVEKQAVKKCVA; encoded by the coding sequence ATGAGTAATGAATTTAGCTGTTCAATTAAGCGCATACGTTTTGATGAAAACTATCAGCCTGCGGGCAGCACCCGTTTGACCACGAACTTTGCAAATTTGGCTCGTGGCGAGCAGCGTGAAGAGAACTTACGCAAAACGTTAAACATGATTAATAATCGTTTTAACACCCTTGCGCATTGGGATAATCCAACCGCAGACCGTTATTCTGTTGAGGTTGATATTGTATCTGTTGATATGGATATTGAAGGTAATGGTAATAGTTTTCCTATCATAGAGATGTTGCAAACGACGATTGTTGACCATAAAGATAACACGCGTATTGACGGTATGATTGGCAACAGTTTCTCATCTTACGTGCGCGATTATGACTTTAGCGTCGTCCTGTTAGAGCATTACAATAATAATCCAACCTCAAACTCACCGGCACAATTTGGTGATTTGCATGGCAAACTGTTTCAATACTTATTGAATTCTGAGACCTATCAAGCCAATTTTAATAAAACGCCAGTCATTTGCCTGAGTGTATCAACCAGTAAAACCTATCACCGTACGACCAATCAGCATCCGGTACTGGGCGTTGAATACAGACAAGATGAATACTCGTTGACTGATGAGTATTTTCACAAAATGGGCTTAACCGTGCGCTACTTTATGCCTGCTGGTAGTGTGGCGCCATTCGCGTTTTACTTTGCTGGTGACTTGGTCAGTGATTATACCGACCTTGAACTAATCAGCGCAATCAGTACGATGGAAGCTTTCCAAAAGATTTACCGTCCTGAGATTTATAATGCCAATTCGACAGCCGCGCAAGTGTATCAACCCAGCTTGAAGTACCAAGATTACTCTCTGACGCAAGTGGTGTATGACCGTGAAGAGCGCAGCAAAATGGCAGTGACGCAAGGCAAATTTACTGAAGAACAGTTTATTAAGCCTTACCAAGCCATTCTTGAGCAATGGGCAGCAACCTATGATGTCGAAAAACAGGCTGTAAAAAAGTGCGTTGCTTAA
- a CDS encoding DarT1-associated NADAR antitoxin family protein, which produces MEQTQNAVEHKPVFMPRVNSDNLVKTDMVRFERHVGFASRQKKKSINDMHQVIRKKYGFNNVLELSSKSGNKLSFLLSPLSLKLTNEYDGKQYSVENAFQSSGVFEDGGPYTDLLTAPPRQAKKDERLITSGELISYNYFGIEWSVEPLTAFYDWLYVNALKQNTQLHEEVMQYQAFTDMEFNPKKSIHCAAYALAMFVALNKRELLDNIEDPAVFFNLYHEFKISNTEHLLEAGWI; this is translated from the coding sequence ATGGAACAAACTCAAAACGCGGTAGAACACAAACCCGTCTTCATGCCTAGAGTCAACAGTGACAATCTGGTAAAAACGGACATGGTTAGGTTTGAGCGTCATGTGGGATTCGCCAGTAGACAAAAGAAAAAATCCATCAATGATATGCATCAAGTGATTCGCAAGAAATATGGGTTTAATAATGTCTTAGAGCTATCAAGTAAATCTGGTAATAAACTGAGTTTTTTGCTCAGTCCATTAAGCTTAAAGCTAACTAATGAGTATGATGGTAAGCAATATAGTGTCGAAAATGCCTTTCAAAGCAGTGGTGTTTTTGAGGACGGTGGTCCTTATACCGACTTGCTGACAGCGCCGCCAAGACAAGCCAAAAAAGATGAGCGCTTAATAACTTCGGGTGAATTAATTAGCTACAATTATTTTGGTATAGAGTGGAGCGTAGAGCCACTGACCGCGTTTTATGATTGGCTGTATGTGAATGCTCTCAAGCAAAACACTCAGCTACATGAAGAGGTCATGCAATATCAAGCGTTTACTGATATGGAGTTTAATCCCAAAAAGTCTATCCATTGTGCGGCTTATGCGCTGGCGATGTTTGTAGCGCTCAATAAACGAGAGCTGCTCGATAATATTGAAGACCCTGCAGTATTTTTTAACTTATATCATGAATTTAAAATAAGTAATACCGAGCATCTTTTAGAAGCGGGTTGGATCTGA
- a CDS encoding HdeD family acid-resistance protein: MNRMFWLVVGIISILGGIFALLNPLSATFAAEQLAGWLFLFVGTLQIFVLFLAPTTMGKVFAAVGGVIGLLLGFELLREPLQGILTLTMVVAILFMATGIVRTVFAFGLRGTPAFIPVLLSGLVSFVLAIMIFSGYPQSATYILGVLLAVELISNGISLVMYSRIQPA, translated from the coding sequence ATGAATCGTATGTTCTGGTTGGTAGTTGGCATCATCAGTATTCTTGGGGGTATTTTTGCCCTATTAAATCCACTCAGTGCGACATTCGCTGCTGAGCAGTTGGCAGGTTGGTTATTTTTATTCGTAGGTACTTTACAGATTTTCGTACTATTTCTTGCTCCGACGACTATGGGTAAAGTGTTCGCTGCTGTCGGCGGTGTGATTGGTTTGTTACTAGGTTTTGAGCTATTACGTGAGCCACTTCAAGGTATCTTAACGTTAACGATGGTCGTTGCTATCTTGTTTATGGCGACAGGTATTGTCAGAACGGTATTTGCCTTCGGTTTGCGCGGAACACCAGCATTTATACCGGTTTTACTTTCTGGCTTAGTTTCGTTTGTATTAGCAATAATGATCTTTTCTGGTTATCCACAGTCAGCCACGTATATACTCGGTGTTTTACTTGCCGTTGAGCTTATTTCTAACGGAATATCGTTAGTGATGTACTCACGCATTCAACCAGCATAA
- a CDS encoding porin family protein: protein MKTSQKALLALITGCFLSVSAQAAMSYGNGQPYIGAKVGKFMLDDDGLDSLDDATAYGVYGGYNFTPNVGVEVEYVGSSDADVSLDGFNAEYNVKTYGAYGTYRYQFPNTALYAKGKLGIAKVETEVSFLGYSESGSDTGIAGGLGLGYVVNPNVAIEAEYAMMQGDADANLLTVGANFKF from the coding sequence ATGAAAACTTCACAGAAAGCTCTACTTGCATTAATCACGGGTTGTTTCCTAAGCGTTAGTGCGCAAGCAGCAATGTCTTATGGTAATGGTCAACCATATATTGGTGCAAAAGTAGGTAAGTTCATGTTAGATGATGATGGACTTGATAGTCTTGATGACGCTACTGCATATGGCGTTTATGGTGGTTATAACTTTACCCCTAATGTTGGTGTTGAAGTTGAATATGTAGGTTCGAGTGATGCAGATGTTAGTCTTGACGGTTTTAACGCTGAATATAATGTAAAAACATATGGTGCGTATGGTACTTATCGTTATCAATTCCCAAATACTGCACTCTATGCTAAAGGCAAGCTCGGTATTGCTAAAGTAGAAACAGAAGTGTCATTCCTAGGATACAGCGAATCTGGTAGTGATACCGGTATTGCTGGTGGTCTTGGTTTAGGTTATGTAGTCAACCCTAATGTTGCCATTGAAGCAGAATACGCTATGATGCAGGGTGATGCAGATGCTAATCTATTAACTGTTGGCGCTAACTTCAAATTCTAA
- a CDS encoding phosphatase PAP2 family protein, translating into MMTLIQSNQQLFTLGLLLGFMIIFLWVLQYVIIHYGEKTLTQVMRNWIRFKQYFEKNKQFIRLKKSYPKTYHFLAQRFHVQHFYGLPLTLLFIVMAYIVSLFIGLVEDVVTSDSIVAMDYFVSHQMSMLRTSPIVDFFILITSFASTATTCLVVFLVCVICWTIRQRYLLIGLLVATLGSTVFTFLSKLLFHRARPADILLFEQTDSFPSGHATIAVALYGFIAYLAIRFSQNFIRQIRIFVITVFFSILVGLSRIVLNEHYLSDVLGGYLVGALWLTVAISVTEWLTARHKIKWQIQWSTSQIYMIWLSVAGVLIGTLIYANVYQFPLLL; encoded by the coding sequence ATGATGACACTCATCCAATCCAATCAGCAGTTATTCACCTTAGGACTCCTGCTTGGATTCATGATTATTTTTTTGTGGGTTTTGCAGTACGTGATTATTCATTATGGCGAGAAAACGCTTACTCAAGTGATGCGAAATTGGATACGTTTTAAACAGTATTTTGAGAAAAACAAACAATTTATTCGATTAAAAAAGAGTTATCCAAAAACTTATCATTTTTTAGCACAACGGTTTCACGTACAGCATTTTTATGGCTTACCTTTGACACTGCTATTTATAGTTATGGCTTATATCGTGTCACTGTTTATCGGACTGGTTGAAGATGTCGTCACTTCAGATTCTATTGTGGCAATGGACTATTTTGTGTCCCACCAGATGAGTATGCTGCGTACGTCGCCCATCGTGGATTTTTTTATTCTGATTACCAGTTTCGCGTCTACCGCAACGACCTGTTTAGTGGTGTTTTTAGTCTGTGTTATATGCTGGACTATTCGCCAACGCTATCTATTGATTGGATTGCTGGTAGCTACTTTAGGGAGTACTGTATTTACCTTTCTCAGTAAGCTGTTATTTCATCGCGCGCGACCCGCAGATATTTTACTGTTTGAGCAGACCGATTCCTTTCCGAGCGGACATGCGACGATTGCGGTTGCTCTATATGGATTTATTGCTTACCTTGCTATTCGTTTTAGTCAAAATTTTATCCGACAAATCCGTATATTCGTCATTACTGTCTTTTTTTCTATATTGGTAGGATTGAGCAGAATTGTGCTGAATGAGCATTATTTGAGTGATGTGTTGGGAGGGTATTTAGTAGGCGCATTGTGGCTGACTGTCGCGATTAGTGTGACCGAATGGCTCACTGCAAGGCATAAAATTAAATGGCAAATACAGTGGTCAACGTCTCAAATTTATATGATTTGGCTGAGTGTGGCTGGGGTGCTGATTGGCACTCTGATATATGCTAACGTTTATCAATTCCCACTTTTACTTTAA
- a CDS encoding DMT family transporter, whose product MSEFTKQEVSRHNHAWLIPFICLLVGGLLLGISTNIAKYAGNIGLTPLAFLFWSITGAAIILSVVALLRHEHPPLSARGFEYYFVAALVSVAGSNLIFFSAIPHVGAGFVAMMIALPPLLTYLGALALRIERFNTMRAFGVAAALAGAGVLAVRKFSAPDASIFWILIALCGPVLLAIGNIYRTLRWPDKASPSALAPGMLIAAAIWLGMVSVLSDFSLAVPHGEILPLALIALQACIFAGQFLLLFLLQKTGGPVLLSLLGSVGAIVGVPVAVFVQGESVPDGIILGASLIALGVGLVTWGGIKMTASLPKKSE is encoded by the coding sequence ATGAGTGAATTCACAAAGCAAGAGGTATCTCGCCACAATCATGCGTGGTTGATTCCCTTTATTTGTCTTTTAGTGGGCGGTTTACTACTCGGTATCTCTACCAATATAGCAAAATACGCAGGTAATATCGGCTTAACGCCACTGGCTTTTTTATTCTGGTCGATCACGGGCGCTGCAATTATTTTGTCAGTAGTGGCGCTGTTACGGCATGAGCATCCGCCTTTAAGCGCACGTGGTTTTGAATATTATTTTGTGGCTGCGCTGGTCAGTGTGGCTGGTTCTAATTTAATATTTTTCTCCGCCATTCCGCATGTCGGTGCAGGGTTTGTGGCAATGATGATTGCGCTACCACCGCTGCTTACTTATCTTGGAGCTCTAGCATTGCGGATAGAGCGCTTCAATACCATGCGCGCTTTTGGGGTTGCTGCGGCACTTGCCGGTGCGGGGGTATTAGCTGTACGCAAGTTTTCCGCACCCGATGCCAGTATATTTTGGATTTTAATCGCACTCTGTGGTCCCGTTTTGCTTGCCATTGGCAATATCTATCGTACATTAAGATGGCCAGATAAAGCCTCTCCGAGTGCGCTTGCACCGGGTATGTTAATTGCGGCGGCAATTTGGCTAGGGATGGTGAGTGTATTATCAGACTTTTCACTGGCGGTTCCTCATGGCGAAATCCTACCGCTTGCTCTCATTGCGCTACAAGCTTGTATTTTTGCAGGACAATTCTTACTGTTGTTTTTACTACAAAAAACGGGTGGTCCGGTGTTATTAAGTTTACTGGGGTCAGTTGGGGCAATCGTTGGCGTTCCTGTCGCAGTATTTGTACAAGGGGAAAGCGTACCGGATGGAATTATTCTAGGCGCATCTCTCATTGCGCTTGGTGTTGGCTTGGTGACATGGGGTGGCATAAAAATGACAGCGTCATTGCCCAAAAAAAGTGAATAA
- a CDS encoding D-cysteine desulfhydrase family protein, with product MNNAAMKNADINYADLPRELLGFFPTPLIELTKLSQKLDGPKIFMKRDDNTGLALGGNKTRKLEYIIGDALAQGADTIITAGAAQSNHCRQTAAAAASLGLECHLVLGGQEPNHANGNLLLDKIFGCHIHWAGSNRKGEDIPKIVEQLKKEGKKPYIVPYGGSNERGALAFVEAFRELESQRQSMNISLTHIIFASSSGGTHAGLMLGNKIFNTAYQIVGINIDKGETDKVPFDQYIVALANSTATLIGAEYDFSASDLILNSDYVGEGYGVIGTLENEAIAMTAQTEGILVDPVYTGRAMGGLIDMIRSGKIKKTDSVLFWHTGGAPALFAYADNLEVTQQN from the coding sequence ATGAACAATGCAGCTATGAAAAATGCAGATATTAACTATGCAGACCTGCCAAGAGAGCTATTAGGGTTTTTCCCAACGCCGTTAATTGAGCTGACTAAATTAAGCCAAAAGCTTGATGGTCCAAAGATTTTCATGAAACGGGATGACAATACGGGTCTTGCATTGGGTGGTAATAAAACCAGAAAGCTCGAATATATTATCGGAGACGCGCTCGCTCAAGGTGCGGATACGATTATTACGGCAGGTGCAGCGCAATCCAATCATTGTCGCCAAACCGCCGCTGCGGCAGCGAGTTTAGGATTGGAGTGTCATTTAGTTTTAGGTGGGCAAGAACCTAATCATGCAAATGGCAACCTATTATTGGATAAAATTTTTGGCTGCCATATTCATTGGGCGGGCAGCAATCGTAAAGGCGAAGACATTCCTAAAATCGTTGAACAATTAAAAAAAGAAGGCAAAAAACCTTATATTGTCCCATATGGTGGCTCGAATGAGCGCGGCGCGTTAGCTTTTGTAGAAGCTTTTAGAGAGCTAGAGTCGCAACGTCAAAGTATGAATATCTCATTGACTCATATCATTTTTGCTTCAAGTTCTGGAGGCACACACGCTGGCTTAATGTTGGGCAATAAAATCTTCAATACCGCTTATCAAATCGTGGGTATCAATATTGATAAAGGGGAAACGGATAAAGTGCCTTTTGATCAATATATCGTGGCGTTGGCGAATAGTACGGCAACCTTAATCGGTGCAGAGTATGACTTTTCAGCGTCCGATTTAATTCTTAACTCTGATTATGTTGGCGAAGGCTATGGAGTGATTGGCACATTAGAAAATGAAGCCATTGCCATGACTGCGCAAACTGAGGGCATTTTAGTTGATCCTGTTTATACGGGCAGAGCGATGGGCGGACTAATAGATATGATTCGCTCTGGCAAAATTAAGAAAACGGACAGTGTATTGTTTTGGCATACTGGCGGTGCGCCCGCGTTATTTGCTTATGCCGATAATTTAGAGGTCACGCAACAGAATTAA
- a CDS encoding bestrophin family protein, whose amino-acid sequence MIIRQTPNAFKILFTLRGSVIPHIYPQVLLITLLSALISAVQHWIPSYFSSYSTAPFTLLGIALSLFLGFRNNASYQRWWEGRCLWGQLVFDSRSLTRQVLSFIDEETETGRDTQRRIIHLNIAFTHALRHRLRGSSPWEDVDRLVDVEYHDSMRQARNLPEYLLRLMGKQLSHCRRQQLTSDLMIQNMDERLTSMTIVLAACERIHSTPLPFAYILLVHRTTYLYCFMLPFGLATSLGWVTPLICGVIAYTFFGLDALSEEITDPFGVAANHLPLTTISRTIEINLLEALGESELPPDIVPIKGYLQ is encoded by the coding sequence ATGATAATCCGGCAGACACCAAATGCATTCAAAATCCTTTTTACCCTGCGCGGCTCTGTAATCCCCCATATTTATCCCCAAGTGTTACTTATTACTCTGCTGAGTGCCTTAATATCAGCCGTTCAGCACTGGATTCCCAGCTATTTTAGCTCTTACAGCACCGCGCCATTCACTTTGCTGGGTATCGCGCTATCGCTGTTTTTAGGCTTTCGTAACAATGCCAGTTATCAGCGTTGGTGGGAAGGTCGGTGTTTGTGGGGGCAGTTGGTATTTGATTCGCGTAGCTTAACGCGGCAAGTGCTCTCCTTTATAGATGAGGAAACAGAGACCGGACGCGATACTCAGCGCCGTATCATTCACCTTAATATTGCTTTTACCCATGCACTACGACACAGGCTTCGGGGTTCGTCGCCGTGGGAGGACGTGGATCGTCTTGTGGATGTTGAATACCATGACAGTATGCGTCAAGCGCGAAACTTACCTGAATATCTGCTGCGGCTGATGGGCAAGCAGCTCAGTCATTGTCGCCGTCAGCAGTTGACCTCAGATTTGATGATACAAAATATGGATGAACGCCTGACCTCGATGACGATAGTTTTGGCGGCGTGCGAACGCATTCATAGTACGCCGTTACCATTTGCCTATATTTTATTAGTACATCGCACCACTTATCTGTATTGCTTTATGTTGCCTTTTGGCTTGGCAACGTCTTTGGGCTGGGTCACGCCTTTAATCTGTGGCGTCATTGCCTATACCTTTTTTGGTCTCGATGCGCTCAGTGAAGAGATAACCGATCCTTTTGGAGTGGCGGCGAACCATTTGCCACTGACAACGATATCACGCACTATCGAAATCAATCTATTAGAAGCGTTAGGGGAAAGTGAGCTGCCACCTGATATCGTTCCTATAAAAGGGTATTTACAATAA
- a CDS encoding nucleoside deaminase, whose protein sequence is MDSQLTDFDKKMIKRSIELAVANVEKGGEPFGAVLTKGQEVITEAVNEAYINNDITAHAEMQAIRQAGETLTQPRDADITIYASGKPCGMCMAAMLQAKISRIVFAADDELGEAYGWGTQPLYDNLKKDFGKQGIDVINCPDASSKDAFVAYANKHNA, encoded by the coding sequence ATGGACAGTCAGTTAACCGATTTTGATAAAAAAATGATAAAACGCTCGATTGAGCTAGCGGTTGCGAACGTAGAAAAAGGGGGCGAACCTTTTGGCGCGGTTTTGACCAAAGGGCAAGAAGTGATTACGGAAGCGGTGAATGAAGCTTATATTAATAACGACATTACAGCCCATGCAGAAATGCAAGCCATTCGTCAGGCAGGTGAAACGCTTACTCAGCCCCGTGACGCTGATATCACCATCTATGCCAGTGGTAAGCCGTGCGGTATGTGTATGGCAGCCATGCTACAAGCTAAAATCTCTCGCATTGTTTTTGCCGCCGATGATGAGTTGGGTGAAGCTTATGGTTGGGGCACACAGCCTTTATATGATAATTTGAAAAAAGATTTTGGCAAGCAAGGTATCGACGTTATCAATTGTCCTGATGCTAGCAGTAAAGATGCGTTTGTCGCCTATGCTAATAAGCACAACGCATAA
- a CDS encoding PepSY domain-containing protein has translation MKSISTLSKLFLMILSVTGVSTAALAVIQPTAANTNVNAKMTDAAAVVQSKISLQQAILIASKTVQGDVVSAEFEKNDHTAGGEYEVKFVGNGVEHEVNIDANTGKVLKTKQEKLDKEDMAEYSAMKQSKMTLTQAIQKATQTVNGRVLEAEFDIDNGKSIYEVKIANGTQVNKIAIDSMTGQVISNQVKAAHK, from the coding sequence ATGAAAAGTATCTCAACGTTAAGCAAATTATTCCTTATGATACTCAGTGTTACTGGTGTCAGTACCGCTGCGCTTGCGGTCATACAACCGACTGCTGCCAATACTAATGTTAATGCCAAAATGACTGATGCAGCCGCTGTTGTGCAGAGCAAAATTAGCCTACAACAAGCTATCCTTATTGCGAGCAAAACCGTACAAGGTGATGTGGTCAGTGCTGAATTTGAGAAAAATGATCATACGGCTGGCGGTGAATATGAAGTTAAATTCGTTGGCAATGGGGTGGAGCACGAAGTAAATATTGATGCCAACACTGGTAAAGTGTTAAAAACGAAACAAGAAAAACTTGATAAAGAAGATATGGCAGAATATAGCGCGATGAAACAGTCTAAAATGACGTTGACTCAAGCGATTCAAAAAGCGACGCAAACCGTGAACGGAAGAGTACTTGAAGCTGAGTTTGATATTGATAATGGCAAGTCAATTTATGAAGTAAAAATTGCTAACGGTACTCAAGTCAATAAAATAGCTATCGACAGTATGACGGGGCAAGTCATTAGTAATCAAGTTAAGGCGGCGCACAAATAA
- a CDS encoding response regulator, with protein sequence MRVLVVEDDLMIGESLSEALQDEAYTVDWVKDGRQAILTLRVQPYDIILLDLGLPEIDGMGVLTAIRDAKIDTPVLIITARDDVKDRIAGLDSGADDYVVKPFELGEIFARMRVLIRRAQGKADNQIMVGNLSLDTAHKRVLMDTVPVDLTAKEYMLLTTFMLSPEKVMSKTELEDSLYGWGGEVESNAIEFLIHSLRKKIGQNRIKNVRGLGWYISNSKA encoded by the coding sequence ATGCGCGTATTAGTGGTCGAAGACGATTTGATGATTGGCGAAAGCCTCAGCGAAGCCTTGCAGGACGAAGCTTATACCGTCGATTGGGTCAAAGATGGTCGCCAAGCTATTTTGACCTTAAGAGTGCAGCCTTATGACATTATATTATTGGATTTGGGCTTACCTGAGATTGATGGTATGGGCGTATTAACCGCCATTCGCGATGCCAAAATTGACACGCCAGTATTGATTATTACCGCTCGCGATGATGTCAAAGACCGCATTGCTGGGCTAGATTCTGGCGCGGATGATTATGTGGTGAAGCCGTTTGAGCTTGGGGAAATATTTGCACGAATGCGGGTACTGATTCGCCGTGCGCAAGGTAAAGCCGATAACCAAATCATGGTAGGTAATCTGAGCCTCGATACCGCACACAAGCGCGTGCTCATGGATACGGTTCCTGTCGATTTGACCGCTAAAGAATATATGCTGCTTACCACATTTATGCTATCGCCTGAAAAAGTCATGTCAAAAACTGAGCTGGAAGACTCGCTCTATGGTTGGGGCGGGGAAGTGGAAAGTAATGCGATTGAGTTTCTGATTCACAGTCTTAGAAAGAAAATTGGGCAAAATAGAATTAAAAATGTCCGTGGACTTGGCTGGTATATCAGTAATAGTAAGGCTTAA